The following is a genomic window from Bordetella petrii.
GCATCGTCGTGCCGCGGCGGGGGCGGCGGGCGGTCCAGGCGCTGCAGCCGGGCTTCGGCCGGCAAGGTGCGCGACCACAGCCGCCACTGGTTCTGCGAGGCATTGCGCACGAACTCGGCGCGATCTTCGGCCGGGATCTGCGACACCGCCGCCCGCAGTGTGCGGATGGTGGTAGCGATGTAGCCGATGGCGACGTCTTCCAGGAATTTCTGGCGGTAGTACGACACGGTGGCCAGCGTGGCGGCCTGGGCCAGCAGCACGGCGCCCAGCACGAGCAGGATCAGGCGCGCCCGCAGCGAGCGTGGCAGCAGGAAGCGGGTGAGGCGGTTCATGCGGCGGGGCGGGTCAGGGAGAGAAGCGGTAGCCGATGCCCCATACGGTCTGGATCCAGCGCGGCTGCTTGGGGTCGTCTTCGATGGCGCGCCGCAGGCGCAGGATGGCGATGTCGATGGCGCGGTCGTTGCGTTCGCCGCTGTCGTCGTCGCGCGCCAGCGCCAGCAGCCGCTCGCGCGACAGGGGCTTGCCGGCATTGCGCACCAGCGCTTCCAGCAGGTTGATTTCGCCGCCGGTCAGCTTGACCGGCTCGCCGTCGCGCAGCAACTGCCGCATGGCCGGGTCGAACACGAAGGGGCCGAAGCTGACCGGCGCGTCTTTGGTCAGGGCCGACGGCCCGCGCTTGCGGCGCAGCACGGCCTCGATGCGGGCCAGCAGTTCGCGCGGATCGAAGGGCTTGCCCAGGTAGTCGTCGGCGCCGGCCTCCAGGCCGATGATGCGGTCGACCGCTTCGTCGCGCGCGGTCAGCAGGATGACGGGGATGTCTTCGCCCTGCTCGCGCAGGCGGCGGCAGGCGTCGGCGCCGTCGCCGCCCGGCAGCATGCGGTCGAGCACCAGCAGGTCGGGCGCGTAGCGCGCGATGCGGGCGGCCAGGTCGTTGGCGTCGGGCGCCAGCAGGGTGTCGTAGCCGTGCCGGTTGAGGTAGTCGGCCAGCAACTGCCGCAGGGCGGGGTCGTCGTCGACGACCAGCAGCTTGGTGTGAGGGGTGTCCATGGGTGCCATAGTGGCCGCGGACGGGGCGGCCGGCAAGAGGCAAGAAATGGATTGAAATATACCGTGACGTGCCGCGGGTTCACTAAAATACGGTTGGAACCCCTTGCGCCCGTTCAACGACGTTTACAGATGCCTCGCCTTTCGGTCTTTACACTGTACGGTGTCATGACCTCGCGCAATTTGCCTCGCAAACGGGTCTCCCGCCCGCTGTCGGCCGCCTTGCTTGCCGGCAACATGGCCCTGGGCGCCTGCGCTACGCTCGAACCCCCGGCCGCCAGCCCCGCCACCGAGGCGCCAGCCGAAACCCCCCAGGCGCCGCCGCCGGCCCGCCACGCCTGGAACGAGATCGAGCGGGCGGCGCGCGAGGGCATTTCGGTGCTGGCGCCGGCGCAGCCCTTGCCGGTGGCACCGGTTGCCCGGCCCGAGTCGCGCGAGCTCGACCTCGATCCCATGCCCTGCCAGCTGACACCGGCCGAAGGCCTGACCGATTCGTCGTTGCGTCCCGTCGCGAGCCTGCCCGACGCCGCGCAGCGGCCGCCCGGCCCGGACGCTACCGGCACGTTAGATGCCCCGGTGGATGCCGGCCCGGAGGCCGCGCCGCTGCCCATTCAATGCGCCAACCTGTTTCCCGATGTGGCCCCGGCGCCCCGGCAGGAATACGCCTTCGGCCTGGAAACCCGCGACCCGGTGCCGCATGGCTCGGTCATGGTGGTGACCGGGATGGCGCAGCCTCCCAATCCCTGGTTTTCCTCCGTCGGCGCGCAACAGGGCTTTTCGTACGGCGGCGGGCGCTGGGTCTATCACGCCTCCGCCGGTCCGACAGTGGCGCTGGGCAACCTGACCGCCAACGCGCCCATCTGGGGCAGTGCCGTGCCCATCGGCGGATTGCAGATCGCCGATTGGGCCGGCGGGACACAACACGTGCCGCAAGGGCGCCTGGCTTATTCGTCGACGGTGGGCGTGTTGAACTACACCGACATGGCGGCCCGGTCCGGCGCCATCGACTATGGCGTCACGGCCGGCAGCGGCACCCTGCGCTACGGCCTGACCCCCGAGCTGACCCTGGAAAGCCAGATGCAGAGCGCGCCCGACCTGTCCACGCGGGGCCTGGGCAGTACGTATTCGGCGGGCGACCTGGGCACGTTCCAGGCCGGCGCCACGCAGAGCAGCTTCGATGACATCAACGCCTGGCGCTATCGCTTCGGCTACAACGTCAACCTGTTCGAGTCCGTCAGCCTGGCGGTCACCAACGAACAGATCGGCGCGGGGTTCGGCGACCTGGCCCAGTATCGCAATGGCGTGGCGGCCGCGCCGCAGATGCGCAACACCCTGGCGGCCGGCGTGCCGATCATGGGCTGGGGCACGCTTACCGGCACCTACAGCGGGCTGCGCCAGTCCGGCGAGCCCATCGAGCAGCGCTTCGGGCTGCAGCACAGCATGCTGATCGCGCCCAGCGTGCGCCTGGCGGTCGGCGCCGATCGCGACGTGGTGACGGGCGACTATGAAATGCGCGCCGGCGTCACCATGCCGGTGGACGCCTTCATGCGCGGCCGCTGGCTGCCGTGGTAGCGCGGTTCGCGCGCAGGGCGGCCCCGGCTTCGGCAATGGGGCTTAAAATCGCCGCCATGAT
Proteins encoded in this region:
- a CDS encoding fimbrial protein — translated: MTSRNLPRKRVSRPLSAALLAGNMALGACATLEPPAASPATEAPAETPQAPPPARHAWNEIERAAREGISVLAPAQPLPVAPVARPESRELDLDPMPCQLTPAEGLTDSSLRPVASLPDAAQRPPGPDATGTLDAPVDAGPEAAPLPIQCANLFPDVAPAPRQEYAFGLETRDPVPHGSVMVVTGMAQPPNPWFSSVGAQQGFSYGGGRWVYHASAGPTVALGNLTANAPIWGSAVPIGGLQIADWAGGTQHVPQGRLAYSSTVGVLNYTDMAARSGAIDYGVTAGSGTLRYGLTPELTLESQMQSAPDLSTRGLGSTYSAGDLGTFQAGATQSSFDDINAWRYRFGYNVNLFESVSLAVTNEQIGAGFGDLAQYRNGVAAAPQMRNTLAAGVPIMGWGTLTGTYSGLRQSGEPIEQRFGLQHSMLIAPSVRLAVGADRDVVTGDYEMRAGVTMPVDAFMRGRWLPW
- a CDS encoding response regulator, whose protein sequence is MDTPHTKLLVVDDDPALRQLLADYLNRHGYDTLLAPDANDLAARIARYAPDLLVLDRMLPGGDGADACRRLREQGEDIPVILLTARDEAVDRIIGLEAGADDYLGKPFDPRELLARIEAVLRRKRGPSALTKDAPVSFGPFVFDPAMRQLLRDGEPVKLTGGEINLLEALVRNAGKPLSRERLLALARDDDSGERNDRAIDIAILRLRRAIEDDPKQPRWIQTVWGIGYRFSP